In Deltaproteobacteria bacterium, the following proteins share a genomic window:
- a CDS encoding carbamoyltransferase HypF: MRIREQHGMITQRFAPFIHKAGFNIPLAIDLGINNAPTVFAAGAELKAAFCLTKDGYAILGPTIGDMRSKEAIIFYKEGMKDIIKAFEIDPDIIAHDLHPNYWTTQFAKQISDSKEPPIQSIQVQHHHAHIASCMAEHGIRGNVLGVAMDGTSNGQDGKIWGGEFLIADETDFERFAHLEYMPMPGGEMAIKEPFRMAFSYIYHTFEGGYGAEIEFAKRFDQGVLKTFIDMMRGKINSPLTSSCGRLFDAVSSIIGIKDIITFEGEAAISMERVASANVSGSYGFEIKGFNPYIIDVKPMIKEVVEDASKGKAISDIAGAFHNTIADIILAVSKNARRDKSIDRVILTGGCFQNALLLGKAVPRLADNGFHVFTHRVVPPNDGGICIGQALIASSMAKGI; the protein is encoded by the coding sequence TGCCCCATTTATCCATAAAGCAGGATTTAATATCCCGCTTGCAATAGACTTGGGCATTAATAATGCACCAACAGTTTTTGCAGCAGGTGCTGAATTAAAGGCTGCCTTTTGTTTAACTAAAGATGGATATGCTATACTGGGTCCAACTATAGGTGACATGAGAAGCAAAGAGGCTATCATCTTTTATAAAGAGGGCATGAAGGATATTATAAAGGCTTTTGAGATAGACCCTGATATAATAGCCCATGACCTTCATCCTAACTACTGGACAACACAGTTTGCCAAGCAGATTTCAGATTCAAAAGAACCACCTATCCAAAGTATACAGGTTCAGCACCATCACGCGCATATTGCATCCTGCATGGCAGAGCATGGTATCAGGGGAAATGTTCTGGGTGTTGCAATGGATGGAACATCAAATGGTCAGGATGGAAAGATATGGGGAGGAGAATTTTTAATTGCAGATGAAACTGATTTTGAGAGGTTTGCACACCTTGAATATATGCCGATGCCCGGAGGTGAAATGGCAATAAAAGAACCTTTTCGGATGGCGTTTAGTTATATTTATCATACATTTGAAGGGGGTTATGGAGCAGAGATTGAATTTGCTAAAAGATTTGACCAGGGGGTTTTAAAGACATTTATAGACATGATGCGAGGTAAAATAAATTCTCCTCTTACATCAAGTTGCGGCAGGCTCTTTGATGCAGTATCCTCTATTATCGGTATAAAGGATATTATAACATTTGAGGGTGAGGCAGCTATATCAATGGAAAGGGTTGCGTCTGCCAATGTATCAGGTTCTTATGGATTTGAGATAAAAGGGTTTAATCCATATATCATAGATGTAAAGCCTATGATAAAAGAGGTAGTAGAAGATGCAAGTAAAGGCAAGGCAATATCTGATATAGCAGGCGCTTTTCATAATACGATTGCAGATATAATATTGGCAGTTTCAAAGAATGCACGAAGGGATAAATCTATAGACAGGGTTATTCTTACAGGCGGTTGCTTTCAGAACGCACTTTTGTTGGGAAAGGCAGTGCCAAGACTTGCAGATAACGGGTTTCATGTATTTACACACAGGGTGGTCCCGCCAAATGATGGGGGGATATGTATTGGACAGGCACTCATAGCATCTTCAATGGCAAAAGGCATATAA
- a CDS encoding 4-(cytidine 5'-diphospho)-2-C-methyl-D-erythritol kinase: protein MYWTGTHSIFNGKRHIKILSNMIVYSPAKINLFLKVLKKRDDGYHDIVTVMQPVSIYDEISLKITNGEGIVVTSDNKTIPLDKTNLVYKAADALLSYTRLKRHVAIKIKKRIPVAAGLGGGSSNAATVLTSLNSMLSTGLLTDNLLEIGAELGSDVPFFIHGGSVIAAGRGEKIEGIEIPKFWYIIINPDFPVSTAWVYGNLHLTNKQGNINILHLKKLLKSCTIEDILENDLEDVTVKRYPQIAEIKSFLKNIGAKGALMSGSGPTVFGVFENKEAAESAFIRIKNDPMFKNMAVFVAQGIE, encoded by the coding sequence ATGTATTGGACAGGCACTCATAGCATCTTCAATGGCAAAAGGCATATAAAAATTCTCTCTAATATGATTGTTTATTCTCCAGCAAAAATAAATCTCTTCTTAAAGGTCTTAAAAAAGCGGGATGATGGCTATCACGACATTGTTACAGTTATGCAGCCTGTCTCTATTTATGACGAAATATCTCTTAAAATAACAAACGGAGAGGGTATTGTAGTTACCTCTGATAACAAGACCATACCGCTGGATAAAACAAACCTTGTATACAAGGCAGCCGATGCCTTATTAAGTTATACAAGACTAAAAAGGCATGTTGCTATTAAAATCAAAAAAAGAATTCCTGTGGCGGCCGGATTGGGGGGCGGAAGCAGTAATGCAGCAACTGTCTTGACAAGTTTAAACAGCATGCTTTCAACAGGACTCCTTACAGATAACCTCTTGGAAATAGGGGCAGAACTTGGATCAGATGTGCCTTTTTTTATACATGGAGGTTCAGTGATTGCCGCAGGCAGGGGCGAGAAGATTGAAGGAATAGAAATTCCGAAATTCTGGTATATTATTATAAACCCAGATTTTCCCGTGTCAACAGCATGGGTATATGGAAATTTACACTTGACAAATAAACAAGGGAATATTAACATTCTTCACTTAAAAAAACTTTTAAAAAGTTGCACCATAGAAGATATTTTAGAAAATGACTTGGAGGATGTTACTGTAAAAAGGTATCCTCAAATTGCAGAAATAAAGTCTTTTTTGAAAAACATTGGTGCAAAGGGTGCGCTTATGTCAGGGAGCGGGCCAACGGTTTTCGGGGTATTTGAAAATAAAGAAGCAGCAGAAAGCGCCTTTATTCGCATAAAAAACGACCCAATGTTTAAGAACATGGCTGTTTTTGTGGCGCAAGGAATAGAATAA
- a CDS encoding ribose-phosphate pyrophosphokinase → MLDKLKIFTGNSNIPLASEIARYLDVPLGESEVKSFSDGEICVEIKESVRGMEVYVVQSTCPPANKHLMELLIMLDALKRASAYAITAVIPYYGYARQDRKVAPRTPITAKLIADLIATAGATRVLCVDLHAGQIQGFFNVPVDNLYATPVILEYIHNNYKDDVVIVSPDAGGVERARAFAKRLDTSFAIIDKRRPAPNIAEVMNIIGDIKDKKAILLDDMIDTAGTITLAANALAEKGAKEVYACCTHPVFSGPAADRLRKSAIKEVVVTNTIPLNKEASTLNKIKTLSIAPLLSEAIKRIHYGESVSSLFV, encoded by the coding sequence ATGCTTGATAAACTTAAAATATTTACAGGGAATTCCAATATTCCGCTGGCATCAGAGATAGCCCGATACCTTGATGTGCCTCTTGGTGAATCAGAGGTAAAGAGTTTCAGCGATGGTGAGATATGCGTTGAGATTAAGGAGAGTGTCAGGGGTATGGAGGTTTATGTTGTCCAGTCTACCTGTCCTCCGGCAAACAAGCATTTAATGGAACTCCTCATCATGCTGGATGCATTAAAAAGGGCATCTGCCTATGCAATAACAGCGGTAATACCATATTATGGTTATGCAAGACAGGATAGGAAGGTTGCGCCAAGAACACCCATCACTGCAAAATTAATAGCAGACCTGATTGCCACAGCGGGTGCAACACGGGTTTTATGCGTAGACCTCCATGCAGGGCAGATACAGGGGTTTTTCAATGTGCCTGTTGATAATCTCTATGCAACGCCTGTGATTTTGGAATATATCCATAATAATTATAAAGATGATGTGGTGATTGTATCGCCGGATGCAGGTGGTGTAGAAAGGGCAAGGGCATTTGCAAAGAGGCTTGACACCAGTTTTGCAATTATTGATAAGAGACGACCTGCCCCAAATATTGCAGAGGTTATGAATATTATAGGAGATATAAAGGATAAAAAGGCAATACTTCTGGATGACATGATAGATACTGCAGGGACAATTACCCTGGCTGCAAATGCACTTGCTGAAAAGGGTGCAAAAGAGGTATATGCCTGCTGCACCCATCCTGTTTTTTCAGGTCCGGCAGCGGACAGGTTAAGAAAGTCAGCAATAAAAGAAGTTGTGGTAACAAACACGATACCTTTAAACAAAGAGGCATCAACACTAAATAAAATAAAGACACTCTCTATTGCCCCGCTTTTAAGTGAGGCAATAAAAAGGATACACTATGGAGAGTCAGTAAGTTCGCTGTTTGTATAG